Proteins found in one Mesorhizobium sp. CAU 1732 genomic segment:
- the paaG gene encoding 2-(1,2-epoxy-1,2-dihydrophenyl)acetyl-CoA isomerase PaaG, producing MPESTVIHERRDGYHLLTLNRPDRLNSFNEAQHAALRAALDAAEADESCGAIVLTGAGRGFCAGQDLSDRDPTMLGESPDLGLTLETYYNPLVKKLRALEMPVICAVNGVAAGAGANIALACDIVIAAKSAKFIQAFSRIGLIPDAGGTYWLTKHLGEARAKALALTAHPLSAEDAAEWGLIWKAVDDDVLMDEAIALAEGFANGPTKAYALTKQAIQAATTNSLDEQLDVERSLQREAGWSDDYKEGVSAFLQKRPANFRGRKT from the coding sequence GTGCCAGAATCGACCGTCATCCACGAACGCCGCGACGGCTATCACCTCCTGACGCTGAACAGGCCGGATCGGCTGAATTCGTTCAACGAAGCGCAGCACGCCGCACTTCGCGCAGCGCTCGACGCCGCCGAGGCGGACGAAAGCTGCGGCGCGATCGTTTTGACGGGCGCGGGCAGGGGGTTTTGCGCCGGGCAGGATTTGTCCGACCGGGACCCGACCATGCTGGGCGAAAGCCCCGATCTCGGCCTGACGCTGGAGACCTACTACAACCCGCTCGTGAAAAAGCTGCGCGCGCTGGAGATGCCGGTCATCTGCGCCGTCAATGGCGTCGCGGCGGGAGCGGGTGCCAACATCGCGCTGGCCTGCGACATCGTCATCGCGGCGAAATCGGCCAAGTTCATCCAGGCGTTCTCCCGGATCGGCCTGATCCCGGACGCCGGCGGCACATACTGGCTGACCAAGCATCTGGGCGAGGCCCGCGCCAAGGCGCTCGCCCTGACCGCGCATCCGCTGAGCGCCGAGGATGCGGCCGAGTGGGGCCTGATCTGGAAGGCGGTCGATGACGACGTGCTCATGGACGAGGCGATCGCGCTCGCCGAAGGCTTCGCCAACGGACCGACAAAGGCCTACGCGCTGACGAAACAGGCCATCCAGGCCGCCACGACCAATTCGCTGGACGAACAACTCGATGTCGAGCGCTCTTTGCAACGCGAGGCGGGCTGGTCGGACGACTACAAGGAAGGCGTCTCGGCGTTTCTACAGAAGCGCCCGGCGAACTTCAGGGGCAGGAAGACCTAG
- a CDS encoding carbon monoxide dehydrogenase subunit G produces the protein MAMIIEGEERIEAPIAKVWEALNDTETLKACIPGCESLEKTGDNQLAAVVTLKIGPIKAKFNGEVELKNLKPPHSYTIEGEGKGGIAGFAKGGADVKLTEESPTVTILTYEAKADVGGKIAQLGSRLITSTSKKLAGQFFSSFNEQVSGNKAEASA, from the coding sequence ATGGCGATGATCATCGAAGGCGAGGAACGCATCGAAGCGCCGATCGCCAAGGTCTGGGAAGCACTGAACGACACCGAGACGCTCAAGGCGTGCATCCCCGGCTGCGAAAGTCTGGAAAAGACCGGCGACAACCAGCTTGCCGCGGTCGTGACGCTGAAGATCGGCCCGATCAAGGCGAAGTTCAACGGCGAGGTCGAGCTCAAGAACCTGAAGCCGCCGCACAGCTATACGATCGAAGGCGAAGGCAAGGGCGGTATCGCCGGCTTCGCCAAGGGCGGCGCGGACGTCAAGCTGACCGAGGAAAGCCCGACGGTGACGATCCTGACCTACGAGGCGAAGGCCGATGTCGGCGGCAAGATCGCACAGCTCGGCAGCCGATTGATCACATCGACGTCGAAGAAGCTCGCGGGCCAGTTCTTTTCGTCCTTCAACGAGCAGGTCAGCGGCAACAAGGCCGAAGCGTCGGCCTAG
- a CDS encoding IlvD/Edd family dehydratase, whose translation MAGDAKTKLRSQQWFDNPADPGMTALYIERYLNYGLTRAELQSGKPLIGIAQTGSDLSPCNRHHLELAKRVREGIVAAGGVAFEFPVHPIQETGKRPTAALDRNLAYLGLVEVLYGYPLDGVVLTIGCDKTTPAMLMAAATVNIPAIALSVGPMLNGWHRGERTGSGTIVWKAREMLSAGEIDYDGFMDLVASSAPSVGYCNTMGTATTMNSLAEALGMQLPGSAAIPAPYRERGQMAYATGQRIVDMVWEDLKPSDIMTREAFENAIVVNSAIGGSTNAPIHLNAIARHLGVPLDNDDWQAVGHHVPLLVNLQPAGEYLGEDYHHAGGVPAVVGELMKTGLLPYPDAKTVNGKTIGDNCATAENLDPKVIRTVESPMKEHAGFINLSGNLFDSAIMKTSVISAEFRDRYLSNPDDPDAFECKAMVFDGPEDYHARIDDPALGIDENTILFMRGTGPVGYPGGAEVVNMQPPAYLIKKGIHSLPCIGDGRQSGTSGSPSILNASPEAAVGGGLALLKSGDRVRIDLRKATADILISDDELSSRREALLQAGGYRYPDHQTPWQEIQRGMVDQLSAGMVLKPAVKYQRVAQTKGIPRNNH comes from the coding sequence ATGGCCGGCGACGCAAAGACCAAACTTCGGTCCCAGCAATGGTTCGACAATCCCGCCGATCCCGGCATGACCGCGCTCTATATCGAGCGCTACCTGAACTACGGCCTGACACGCGCCGAACTGCAATCGGGCAAGCCGCTCATCGGCATCGCGCAGACGGGCTCCGACCTGTCGCCTTGCAACCGTCACCACCTCGAACTCGCCAAGCGCGTTCGCGAGGGTATCGTCGCGGCCGGCGGCGTGGCGTTCGAATTTCCGGTCCATCCCATTCAGGAAACCGGCAAGCGCCCGACGGCGGCGCTCGACCGCAACCTCGCTTATCTCGGCCTCGTGGAGGTGCTTTACGGCTATCCGCTCGACGGCGTGGTGCTGACGATCGGTTGCGACAAGACCACGCCTGCGATGCTGATGGCGGCGGCGACGGTCAACATCCCGGCAATCGCGCTGTCTGTCGGGCCGATGCTGAATGGCTGGCATCGCGGCGAGCGCACCGGCTCTGGCACGATCGTATGGAAGGCGCGCGAGATGCTGTCGGCCGGCGAGATCGACTATGACGGCTTCATGGATCTGGTCGCCTCGTCCGCGCCCTCGGTCGGCTACTGCAACACGATGGGCACCGCGACGACCATGAATTCGCTTGCCGAGGCCCTCGGCATGCAGCTTCCCGGCTCGGCAGCGATCCCGGCGCCGTACCGCGAGCGCGGCCAGATGGCCTATGCAACCGGCCAGCGTATTGTCGACATGGTCTGGGAAGATTTGAAACCGTCCGACATCATGACCCGCGAAGCCTTCGAGAACGCGATCGTCGTCAACTCGGCGATCGGTGGATCGACCAACGCGCCGATCCATCTCAACGCCATCGCGCGCCATCTCGGCGTGCCGCTCGACAATGACGACTGGCAGGCGGTCGGCCATCACGTGCCGCTTCTGGTGAACCTCCAGCCGGCCGGCGAATATCTCGGCGAGGATTATCATCACGCAGGCGGCGTCCCGGCCGTCGTGGGCGAGCTGATGAAGACGGGCCTGCTGCCCTATCCCGACGCGAAGACCGTCAACGGCAAGACGATCGGGGACAATTGCGCAACGGCCGAAAACCTCGATCCCAAGGTGATCAGGACGGTCGAAAGCCCGATGAAGGAGCATGCCGGCTTCATCAATCTGAGCGGCAATCTCTTCGACAGCGCGATCATGAAGACCAGCGTGATCTCGGCCGAGTTCCGCGACCGCTATCTGTCCAACCCGGACGATCCCGACGCGTTCGAATGCAAGGCGATGGTGTTCGACGGGCCGGAAGACTACCACGCCCGCATCGACGATCCGGCGCTCGGCATCGACGAAAACACCATCCTGTTCATGCGCGGCACGGGACCGGTCGGCTATCCCGGCGGTGCGGAAGTCGTCAACATGCAGCCGCCTGCCTACCTCATCAAGAAGGGCATCCATTCGCTGCCCTGCATCGGCGACGGGCGCCAGTCGGGAACGTCGGGATCACCCTCGATCCTCAACGCATCGCCGGAAGCTGCCGTCGGCGGCGGGCTGGCGTTGCTCAAATCGGGCGACCGCGTGCGTATCGACCTGCGCAAGGCGACCGCCGACATCCTGATCTCGGACGATGAATTGTCGTCGCGCCGCGAGGCGCTGTTGCAGGCGGGTGGCTATCGCTATCCCGACCATCAGACGCCGTGGCAGGAAATCCAGCGCGGCATGGTCGACCAGCTATCCGCCGGCATGGTGTTGAAGCCGGCGGTCAAATATCAGCGCGTTGCGCAGACCAAAGGCATCCCGCGCAACAATCACTGA
- a CDS encoding autotransporter domain-containing protein, whose amino-acid sequence MHRSVTRRGLLASASFLFISSYSSTAEAACSFAPTPGNDVFLCDSDTFIGNLNDPGGSNTLLFPAAGTGTIDGGVTFGNGADRIEMDSGRITGDVNQGSGNDSFIISGGTVDGNIQQGSGLDDFQMTGGVIGSLNQGDELDTFFMSGGRIIDFFDDGDYGVMTGGRIGRVNLKSANNYFEMTGGTIDRNLIAGLQNDTIIIDGGTVGGRISVSNGTDSITIRGGSVGNGIVTGNGNDTFLWENGGVVYGDIDMEADTDTAVLRNLTNAHLGGATVISGGSGTDTMTLDNVTWDGLSRLTNWESIAATNDTELTFDTDLVLGDAGTGTGVLSVDATSTLFGGGNNGVVRAFSAAGLAQVTNAGRIDLTNGGDSLSDTFTIAGNYIGDGGLLLLQTELGDDSSASDRLVIQGGDASGATSISVVNVGGAGASTNLSGIMVVEATAGATTQAGAFSLNGPVAAGAYEYLLFRGGVSAGEEENWYLRSTLINPPTVEPPQPAPAPPPLEPVAPPPPPVAPEPIVEAPPPPPPPPVLPPEPTPVDPDPVDPAPPVEAVDPPPPAVEAPEEAAPPVAPPPPPVPPTEAAPVPAPPGLPPVAPPTPGATPVIADIVPLFRVEVPTYAVVPPVAHHMAISTLGTFHERRGEQALVNGAGWLPTSWARVFGQDADLKWSGTVAPGFDGSLYGFQAGQDIAGWQNAYGSTRVGAFLVHTELDGTVRGQALGWNDLTVGDLDLSATSFGANITHIGENGWYLDAIAMGTWFDGSSTSSRGIGIDLDGSALTLSLEGGYPFALTPDWTLEPQAQLIWNRTWLDETSDTFSTVSFDGSDTLTGRLGARLQGTFDTSAGQFQPYLKANLWHTFDSEQAILFGSDAIVTQMEGTSLELGGGIVAKLSEAVSLHVTGDYTTNLGGEKQRVFEGNVGLTLKW is encoded by the coding sequence ATGCATCGATCGGTCACCCGGCGAGGACTTCTCGCGTCTGCGTCTTTCCTGTTCATTTCTTCCTATTCATCGACGGCCGAGGCGGCGTGCAGCTTTGCTCCGACGCCGGGCAACGACGTGTTCCTGTGCGACAGCGATACGTTCATCGGCAACCTGAACGATCCCGGCGGCAGCAACACGCTCCTCTTTCCGGCAGCCGGGACAGGAACCATCGACGGTGGCGTGACCTTCGGAAACGGCGCGGACCGCATCGAGATGGATTCGGGCCGCATCACCGGGGACGTCAATCAGGGCAGCGGAAACGACAGCTTCATCATCTCCGGTGGCACGGTCGACGGCAACATCCAGCAAGGGTCGGGACTCGACGACTTCCAGATGACCGGCGGCGTGATCGGCTCGCTCAACCAGGGCGATGAACTCGACACGTTCTTCATGTCCGGCGGGCGCATCATCGATTTCTTCGACGATGGCGACTACGGCGTCATGACCGGCGGACGCATCGGACGCGTCAACCTCAAATCCGCGAACAACTATTTCGAAATGACGGGCGGGACGATCGACCGCAACCTGATCGCCGGCCTGCAGAATGATACGATCATCATCGATGGCGGTACGGTCGGCGGCCGCATCAGCGTCTCCAACGGCACCGACAGCATCACCATCCGTGGCGGCTCCGTGGGCAACGGGATCGTCACCGGCAACGGCAACGACACCTTCCTCTGGGAGAATGGCGGGGTCGTCTATGGCGACATCGACATGGAAGCGGACACCGACACCGCCGTTCTGCGCAACCTGACCAACGCCCATCTCGGCGGCGCCACGGTCATCTCGGGCGGCAGCGGCACGGACACGATGACGCTCGACAACGTGACCTGGGACGGGCTCAGCCGCCTGACCAACTGGGAATCGATCGCGGCCACCAACGATACCGAGCTGACATTCGACACGGATCTCGTGCTTGGCGATGCCGGGACGGGAACCGGAGTGCTTTCGGTGGATGCGACGAGCACGCTGTTCGGCGGCGGCAACAATGGCGTCGTGCGGGCGTTCTCCGCCGCCGGCCTGGCGCAGGTCACCAATGCCGGCCGCATCGACCTCACCAATGGCGGCGACAGCCTCAGCGACACGTTCACCATCGCGGGCAATTACATCGGCGATGGCGGCCTGCTTCTGCTCCAGACCGAACTCGGCGATGACAGCTCGGCATCCGACCGCCTCGTCATCCAGGGCGGAGACGCCTCGGGCGCGACATCGATCTCGGTGGTCAATGTCGGTGGAGCGGGCGCGAGCACCAATTTGAGCGGCATCATGGTGGTCGAGGCGACAGCGGGAGCGACGACGCAGGCAGGCGCGTTTTCGCTGAACGGCCCCGTGGCTGCGGGCGCATACGAGTATCTCCTGTTCCGTGGCGGCGTCTCGGCGGGCGAGGAAGAGAACTGGTATCTTCGCTCGACCCTGATCAATCCGCCCACCGTCGAGCCGCCGCAGCCGGCCCCCGCGCCGCCGCCGCTGGAGCCGGTCGCACCGCCTCCGCCGCCGGTCGCACCCGAACCCATCGTGGAAGCCCCACCGCCGCCTCCACCCCCGCCCGTGCTTCCGCCGGAGCCGACACCGGTCGACCCCGATCCGGTAGACCCGGCACCGCCCGTAGAGGCGGTCGATCCGCCGCCGCCTGCGGTCGAGGCTCCTGAAGAGGCAGCCCCACCGGTTGCGCCGCCGCCACCTCCGGTTCCGCCGACGGAAGCCGCCCCCGTACCCGCACCGCCCGGACTGCCACCCGTAGCGCCGCCGACACCCGGCGCCACGCCGGTCATCGCGGACATCGTTCCGCTCTTCCGCGTCGAGGTGCCGACCTACGCGGTGGTGCCGCCGGTCGCCCACCACATGGCGATTTCGACCCTCGGCACCTTCCATGAGCGCCGTGGCGAGCAGGCCCTCGTCAACGGCGCGGGCTGGCTACCCACGAGTTGGGCGCGCGTCTTCGGCCAGGACGCCGATCTGAAATGGTCGGGCACGGTCGCACCGGGCTTCGACGGATCGCTCTACGGCTTCCAGGCCGGGCAGGACATCGCCGGATGGCAGAACGCCTACGGCTCCACCCGGGTGGGCGCATTCCTCGTGCACACCGAACTGGACGGCACGGTGCGCGGCCAGGCGCTCGGCTGGAACGACCTCACCGTCGGCGACCTCGATCTGTCCGCGACGAGCTTCGGCGCGAACATCACCCATATCGGCGAGAACGGCTGGTATCTCGATGCCATCGCCATGGGAACGTGGTTCGACGGGTCGTCGACATCGAGCCGCGGGATCGGCATCGACCTCGACGGCAGCGCGCTGACCCTATCGCTCGAAGGCGGATACCCGTTCGCCCTCACGCCGGACTGGACGCTCGAGCCGCAGGCGCAGCTCATCTGGAACCGGACGTGGCTGGACGAGACGAGCGATACCTTCTCCACCGTCTCGTTCGACGGCAGCGACACGCTGACCGGGCGATTGGGCGCACGCCTGCAGGGTACGTTCGACACCTCGGCCGGCCAGTTCCAGCCATATCTCAAGGCCAATCTCTGGCACACATTCGACAGCGAACAGGCGATCCTGTTCGGGTCGGATGCGATCGTCACGCAGATGGAGGGCACGTCGCTCGAACTGGGCGGAGGCATCGTCGCCAAGCTCTCCGAAGCCGTCAGCCTGCATGTCACCGGCGATTACACCACCAATCTCGGCGGCGAAAAGCAGCGGGTCTTCGAAGGCAATGTCGGCCTGACGCTGAAGTGGTAG
- a CDS encoding trimethylamine methyltransferase family protein translates to MSVAIEEASPSIHQSRRSGGREARRTVRAAPLSDDINPVRPGLEGGRYRPLSDADLDSIHEAVLTVLETVGFANAIPTCHEALMRVGAEHGADGRIRFPRRLVLETIRTAARHFTLHGQDPRHDMVVQGKRVHYGTAGAAVHLVDVEKREYRESLLQDIYDAARIVDRMDNIHFFQRPMVPRDMVDPADMDLNTLYACVSGTTKHVGTSFTVRENVAPALDILYAIAGGEENFRARPFVSNSNCFVVPPMKFAEDACGVLEACVEGGIPILLLSAGQAGATAPAAIAGAVVQAVAEVLAGLIYVNAIKPGHPCIFGTWPFVSDLRTGAMSGGSGEQALLTAACAQMAQYYDLPGGSAAGMADSKLPDVQSGYEKGITDVMAGLSGLNLVYESAGMHASLLGFCLESLIIDNDMIGQCLRCVRGIEVSDAALSIDAITDVCLNGPGHYLGHTQTLTLMQTEYFYPAIADRFSPKEWNEKGRLDILQRAIAEKYRILATHFPRHVSRDVDDGLRARHPNIYLPRKAMGW, encoded by the coding sequence ATGTCGGTCGCGATCGAAGAAGCCAGCCCATCCATCCATCAGTCCCGACGATCAGGCGGGCGCGAAGCGAGGCGGACGGTTCGCGCAGCGCCATTGTCCGACGACATCAATCCGGTACGGCCCGGCCTCGAAGGCGGGCGCTACCGGCCGCTTTCCGATGCCGATCTCGACAGCATCCACGAAGCGGTTCTGACGGTCCTCGAAACCGTCGGCTTCGCCAATGCGATCCCGACATGCCACGAGGCGCTCATGCGCGTCGGCGCGGAGCATGGCGCGGACGGACGCATCCGCTTTCCGCGACGCCTCGTGCTGGAAACGATCCGGACGGCCGCACGCCACTTCACCCTTCACGGACAGGACCCGCGCCACGACATGGTCGTGCAGGGCAAGCGCGTCCACTATGGCACCGCAGGCGCGGCGGTGCATCTCGTTGATGTCGAAAAGCGCGAATATCGCGAATCCCTGCTTCAGGACATCTACGACGCAGCCCGCATCGTGGATCGCATGGACAACATCCACTTCTTCCAGCGGCCCATGGTCCCGCGCGACATGGTCGATCCCGCCGACATGGATCTGAACACGCTCTATGCCTGCGTTTCGGGGACCACCAAGCATGTCGGCACGTCGTTCACGGTTCGCGAGAACGTCGCGCCGGCGCTCGACATCCTCTACGCGATCGCCGGCGGCGAGGAGAATTTCCGAGCGCGTCCCTTCGTCTCCAATTCGAACTGCTTCGTCGTGCCGCCGATGAAGTTCGCCGAGGACGCATGCGGCGTGCTCGAAGCCTGCGTCGAAGGCGGCATCCCGATCCTGCTTCTGTCCGCGGGCCAAGCCGGCGCGACCGCGCCAGCCGCGATTGCGGGTGCCGTGGTGCAGGCGGTCGCGGAAGTTCTCGCGGGCCTCATCTATGTCAACGCGATCAAGCCGGGCCATCCGTGCATCTTCGGCACATGGCCGTTCGTGTCCGACCTGCGTACCGGCGCTATGTCCGGCGGTTCGGGCGAACAGGCCCTCCTGACAGCCGCCTGCGCGCAGATGGCGCAGTATTACGACCTGCCGGGCGGGTCCGCGGCCGGCATGGCGGATTCGAAGCTGCCGGACGTCCAGTCGGGTTATGAAAAGGGTATCACCGACGTGATGGCGGGCCTCTCGGGCCTCAATCTCGTCTACGAATCCGCCGGCATGCATGCATCGCTGCTCGGCTTCTGCCTGGAGAGCCTGATCATCGACAACGACATGATCGGCCAATGCCTGCGGTGCGTGCGCGGCATCGAGGTTTCGGACGCCGCCCTCTCGATCGATGCCATCACCGATGTCTGCCTCAACGGACCCGGCCACTATCTCGGCCACACCCAGACGCTGACCCTGATGCAGACCGAATATTTCTACCCCGCCATCGCCGATCGCTTCAGCCCGAAAGAGTGGAACGAAAAGGGCAGGCTCGACATCCTCCAGCGTGCGATCGCCGAAAAGTACCGCATCCTGGCCACCCACTTCCCTCGTCATGTGTCACGCGACGTCGACGACGGGCTGCGCGCACGGCATCCGAACATTTACCTGCCGCGCAAGGCGATGGGCTGGTAG
- a CDS encoding PLP-dependent aminotransferase family protein, producing MPTRTDPAIWSGLFRISADSGQTLQAQIRQAIVAAILDRQIAASMPLPSCRILAEKLGVARGTVVLAFQQLVDQGFLIAKERRGHFVNPEVLATPGRMREAANREPVSTIDWKARRQIAASDMPEPTKQENWIKSSYPFVYGQFDPALFPTAEWRECNRMALAVLEIRNWAADMVDRDDPLLIEQIQARLLPRRGIFANPDEIIVTLGAQNALYMLATLLMTKGSRVAMEDPGYPDARSIFRLAGADVVPVKVDKDGIDTSAIPADCGFVFVTPNHHCPTMVALSDARRKHLIAEAEKHDRIIIEDGYDSQLVDEAPQQALRGMDRSGRVVYVGSLSKTLAPGLRLGYIVASAGLISELRALRRFMLRHPPANNQRAVALFLSLGHHEALVRKLSAAFTERRKRLAQAVDAFLPEWSTGDSVGGTSVWLEGPQGADGAALAEAAAARSVLIEPGARFFDRPEKNGRFLRLGISSIALQHIEPGIRELATAAGRRPAAA from the coding sequence ATGCCCACACGCACCGACCCGGCAATATGGTCCGGCCTCTTCCGGATTTCCGCGGATTCCGGCCAGACGCTCCAGGCGCAAATCCGACAGGCGATCGTGGCGGCGATCCTCGATCGGCAGATCGCGGCGTCGATGCCCCTGCCGTCCTGCCGCATCCTGGCCGAGAAGCTCGGCGTCGCGCGCGGCACCGTCGTGCTGGCTTTCCAGCAGCTCGTCGACCAGGGTTTCCTCATCGCCAAGGAGCGGCGCGGGCATTTCGTCAATCCCGAAGTGCTCGCCACGCCCGGGCGCATGCGCGAGGCGGCAAACCGCGAGCCGGTCTCCACGATCGACTGGAAGGCGCGCCGCCAGATCGCCGCAAGCGACATGCCGGAGCCGACCAAGCAGGAGAACTGGATCAAGTCGTCCTATCCGTTCGTCTACGGACAGTTCGACCCTGCCCTGTTCCCCACCGCCGAGTGGCGCGAGTGCAACCGCATGGCGCTGGCCGTTCTGGAAATCCGCAACTGGGCGGCCGACATGGTCGATCGGGACGATCCGCTGCTCATCGAGCAGATCCAGGCCCGCCTACTCCCCCGGCGCGGCATCTTCGCCAATCCCGACGAGATCATCGTGACGCTGGGCGCGCAAAACGCGCTCTACATGCTCGCCACATTGTTGATGACCAAGGGCTCGCGCGTCGCGATGGAAGATCCCGGCTATCCGGACGCCCGCTCGATCTTCCGCCTCGCAGGTGCGGACGTCGTGCCGGTCAAGGTCGACAAGGACGGCATCGACACGTCGGCGATCCCTGCCGATTGCGGTTTCGTGTTCGTCACGCCGAACCACCACTGCCCGACGATGGTCGCGCTGAGCGACGCCCGCCGGAAACACCTGATCGCGGAAGCCGAGAAGCACGACCGCATCATCATCGAGGACGGCTATGACAGCCAGCTCGTGGATGAAGCGCCGCAGCAGGCGCTGCGCGGCATGGATCGCTCGGGCCGTGTCGTCTATGTCGGCTCGCTGTCGAAGACGCTCGCACCGGGCCTGCGGCTCGGTTACATCGTGGCGTCGGCGGGCCTCATCTCCGAACTGCGCGCACTGCGCCGCTTCATGCTGCGCCACCCGCCCGCGAACAACCAGCGCGCGGTCGCGCTGTTCCTATCGCTCGGCCATCACGAAGCCCTGGTGCGCAAGCTGTCGGCAGCCTTTACCGAGCGCCGCAAGCGGCTGGCTCAGGCCGTGGATGCCTTCCTGCCCGAATGGAGCACAGGCGATTCCGTGGGCGGTACATCGGTGTGGCTGGAAGGCCCGCAAGGCGCTGACGGCGCCGCGCTTGCCGAAGCGGCCGCCGCGCGCAGCGTGCTGATCGAGCCCGGCGCGCGCTTCTTCGACCGGCCGGAAAAGAACGGCCGCTTCCTGCGGCTCGGCATCTCGTCGATCGCGCTCCAGCACATCGAGCCGGGCATTCGCGAGCTCGCCACGGCGGCGGGCCGCAGGCCTGCGGCTGCGTGA
- the pgi gene encoding glucose-6-phosphate isomerase, producing MDKTSFGAALDALKAHREAAAPFDMRAAFATDAGRFDELSISLGDLLFDFSKCAVTAETVGLLETLAHAAGVEERRAAMFSGEKINTTEDRAVLHVALRNQSGRPVIVDGVDVMGDVRLVLDAMAAFADGVRSGTIAGATGKAITDIVNIGIGGSDLGPAMATLALSPFHDGPRAHYVSNVDSAHIADTLKTLDPETTLFIIASKTFTTIETMTNAQTARRWIAGKLGADAVPAHFAAVSTALDKVDAFGIPRDRVFGFWDWVGGRYSLWSAIGLPVMIAVGPANFHDFLAGAHAMDVHFQTAPLAQNLPAMMGLIGYWHRVVCGYPARAVIPYDQRLSRLPAYLQQLDMESNGKGVTIDGSTVTSPTGPLVWGEPGTNGQHAFFQLLHQGTDVIPVEFLVAARSHEPDLRVHHDLLLANCFAQSEALMKGRTLEEAKAQMRAKGMAPEAVDEIALHRVFTGNRPSVTLLYRTLDPETLGRLIALYEHRVFVEAQLYGINAFDQWGVELGKELATGLLPVVEGKDDGAGRDSSTMGLVRHMRDLL from the coding sequence ATGGACAAGACGAGTTTCGGCGCGGCGCTCGATGCGCTGAAGGCTCATCGCGAGGCAGCGGCACCGTTCGACATGCGCGCGGCATTCGCCACCGATGCAGGCAGGTTCGACGAACTGTCGATCAGCCTTGGCGATCTGCTGTTCGACTTCTCCAAATGCGCGGTGACGGCCGAGACGGTCGGTCTGCTGGAGACGCTGGCGCATGCGGCGGGCGTGGAAGAGCGCCGCGCCGCCATGTTTTCCGGCGAGAAGATCAATACGACGGAAGATCGTGCAGTCCTGCATGTGGCGCTGCGCAACCAGTCGGGCCGCCCCGTGATCGTCGACGGTGTCGACGTGATGGGCGACGTGCGCCTGGTGCTCGACGCGATGGCGGCGTTTGCCGATGGCGTGCGCTCCGGCACGATCGCGGGCGCGACCGGCAAGGCCATCACGGATATCGTCAATATCGGGATCGGCGGCTCGGATCTCGGCCCGGCCATGGCGACGCTTGCGCTCTCACCGTTCCACGACGGCCCGCGCGCGCACTACGTGTCGAATGTCGATAGCGCGCACATTGCCGATACGCTGAAGACGCTGGACCCGGAGACGACGCTCTTCATCATCGCGTCGAAGACCTTCACCACGATCGAGACCATGACCAACGCGCAGACGGCGCGCCGCTGGATCGCCGGCAAGCTCGGCGCGGACGCGGTTCCGGCGCATTTCGCGGCTGTCTCCACGGCGCTCGACAAGGTCGATGCGTTCGGCATCCCGCGCGACCGGGTCTTCGGATTCTGGGACTGGGTCGGGGGCCGCTATTCACTCTGGTCGGCGATCGGACTGCCGGTCATGATCGCGGTCGGGCCCGCCAATTTTCACGACTTCCTCGCCGGCGCCCATGCGATGGACGTCCATTTCCAGACCGCGCCGCTGGCGCAGAACCTGCCGGCGATGATGGGGCTGATCGGCTACTGGCACCGCGTGGTGTGCGGCTACCCGGCGCGCGCGGTCATCCCGTACGACCAGCGCCTGTCGCGGCTGCCGGCCTACCTCCAGCAACTGGATATGGAATCGAACGGCAAGGGCGTGACGATCGACGGATCGACGGTCACATCGCCGACCGGTCCGCTGGTCTGGGGCGAGCCGGGCACGAATGGCCAGCACGCCTTCTTCCAGCTTCTCCACCAGGGCACCGACGTGATCCCGGTCGAATTTCTGGTCGCGGCGAGGAGCCACGAACCGGATTTGCGCGTCCACCACGACCTCCTGCTCGCCAACTGCTTCGCGCAGTCCGAGGCCCTGATGAAAGGCCGCACCCTCGAAGAGGCGAAGGCGCAGATGCGCGCCAAGGGCATGGCCCCCGAGGCGGTCGACGAGATCGCGCTGCACCGCGTCTTCACCGGCAACCGTCCGTCGGTGACGCTGCTCTATCGCACGCTTGATCCCGAAACGCTCGGGCGGTTGATCGCGCTCTACGAACATCGCGTCTTCGTCGAAGCCCAGCTATACGGCATCAACGCCTTCGATCAGTGGGGCGTCGAACTGGGCAAGGAACTGGCGACCGGTCTTCTCCCTGTCGTCGAAGGGAAGGATGATGGCGCAGGCCGCGACTCCTCCACCATGGGCCTCGTGCGACATATGCGCGACCTACTCTAG